CAGGCCAGGTGCGACATGAGCCCCACGACCCGCACCAATCCGTCGGCCTCGGCCTTCAGCGCGGCGTCCACCAGCGCGGCCCAGCCCTCCCCGGCGGCGCCGCCGCGCGTCATGCCCGTGTCGGCCTTGAGGTGGATCCGGGCGGGCCGTCCCGCGCGTCCGGCCGCCGCGGCGATCTCCCCCACGAGGCCGGGCGACCCGGCGGTGAGGTCGATGTCGCGGGCGACGGCGTCCGCGAACGGCTCCCCGGGGACCAGCACGCACGCCAGCGTGCGCGCGCCGAGCCCGGCGTCGCGCAGCCGCAGCGCCTCGGCGAGCTTGGCGACGCCCAGCCAGCCCGCCCCGCCCGCGAGCGCCGCGCGGGCGGCCTCCACCAGCCCGTGCCCGTACGCCTCCGCCTTCACCATCGCCATGATTTCGGCGCCGCCCGCACGCTCGCGCAGCACCCCGATGTTGTGACCGATGGCGTCCAGGCTGACCCGCGCCTCCGCTGGAACCCTCATGGTTACCCAGTGTGCCGCCACCGCGGCCATGACCGGGCACGATCACGGTGAGTCGCTGTGGCCAACGGGTCAGGCGACGGTGCGGAACGCGGCCGGGATCGCCTCGACGACGTCCTGCGGGGTGATCGGCGCCTCGCGGCCGTCCGCCCCGGCCGAGGCGAGGCGCCCGGCGAGACCGTGCAGGTAGGCACCGCCCGCCGCCGCGTCGAGCGCGGGCGTCCCGCCCGCCAGCAGCGCACCGATGAGGCCCGACAGGACGTCGCCCGTCCCGGCCGTCGCGAGGCGCGGCGTCCCGGTCGGGTTGACCCGCACCGGACGGTCCTGCTCGGCGACGAGCGTCGTCGACCCCTTCAGCAGGACGGTCGCGCCCAGTTCGTCCGCCGCCCGCCGGGCGTGCTCCAGCCGGCGCGCCTCGACGGCGTCCCGCTCGGCCCCGAGCAGCCGCGCCAGCTCCCCGGCGTGCGGGGTCAGCACGGTCGGGGCCGGGCGGCGCAGCAGCGCGCGGCGCCGCGCGACGATCGTCAGCCCGTCCGCGTCGACGAGCACCGGCAGCTCGGTCGCCAGCACGGCCGCGACGAGCGACTCGGCGGCGTCCCCGGTGCCGAGTCCGGGCCCGACGACCCACGCCTGCACCCGTCCGATCCGCCGCAGCGCCTCGTCCCCGGGCGTCCCGGGCTCCAGGACGGTCGTGACCGCCTCCGGCCACCGCTGCCGCACCAGCTCGACCGGGTGCGCGACCGACGCGAACCGGACCATCCCGGCACCGCCGCGCACCGCGCCGCCCGTGCACAGCACCGCCGCGCCGGTGAACGCGTCCCCGCCCGCCAGCACGCCGACGACGCCGCGCCGGTACTTGTCGGACTCGGGGCCGGGCTCGGACGGCTGGACGTCCGCGGGCCGCGCCGCGACGACGTCCGGGTCGGGCAGGTCGTCACCGAGGCCGATGTCGACCAGTTCGACGACGCCGCAGTGCGCGGCCCCGGGGTCGATGAGCAGCCCCGGCTTGTAGGTGCCGAACGTGACGGTGACGTCCGCGTGCACGGCCGCGCCCTCGACGCGTCCCGTGCTCGCGTCGACCCCGCTCGGCACGTCGCAGGCCACCACGAGCCCGGTCGAACCGGACGCCAGCGCGGCCAGCCGGGCGTGCGGTTCGCGCAGGCCGCCGGTGCCGCCGATGCCGGTGAGCCCGTCGATGATCAGGTCCGCGTCCCGCACGGCGTGGTCGGCGTCCGCGCCGTCCAGCGGCCGCCCGCCCGCCGCGAGCAGCGCCGCGAGCCCCGCCTCGTGGATCTTCGACCCGGCGCGGACGGCGCTCACCCGCGCGCCCCGCCGGGCCAGCCGGGCGCCCGCGTACAGGGCGTCCCCGCCGTTGTCGCCGCCCCCGACCAGCAGCACGACCCGGGCGCCGTACACCGCGGGCAGCAGCCGGGCGCACACCGACGCCAGCCCGGCCGCGGCGCGCTGCATCAGCGTCCCCTCGGGCAGCCGCGCCATCAGCGCGTGCTCGGCCTCCCGCACCTTGCCGACCTCGTGCGCGTACCTCATTCGCGGCTCCTCGAGTCGATCACCTTGCCCAGCGTGCCACGCGGACGCCCCCGGGCACCCGGCCCGCGACCGATTCGACCGTTGCACTGCAACTTACGGCGTCATGTGCGGGAAAGGATCTCCGGCCGTAGAATCTTCCGCATCGGTTCGGATGTATTCGCGCCGCGGCGCCTCCTGCGGCGGAATGCGCCCCAGAGCAGTCCGTCAGGGCTGGAGAGGCCCGTCCTATGAGCGGTTCCCGAGGTCCCTCCGTCCGGCAGCGGCGGCTGGCCGCCGAGCTCCGCCGGCTCCGCGAGAGCATGCGCCTGACCGGCGACGACGTCGCCGACCGCCTCGCCTGGTCCACCGCCAAGGTCAGCCGCATCGAGAACGCCCGCACCGGCGCGAAGATCCCCGACGTCCAGCGGCTGCTCGACCTGTACGACGTCCACGGCGACCGCCGCGACGACCTCCTCGCGCTCGCCCGCGACGCCGGCGAGCGCGGCTGGTGGGAGGACTACCGCGACCTCCCGCGCCCCCTCGCCGACTTCATCGCCCTGGAATCCGAGGCGGGCGCCATCCGGCAATGGGAGAGCGGTTGCGTCCCCGGACTGGTGCAGACCAAGGCGTACGCGCGGCGGCTCACCGAAGGATTCAACGAGCTGTCCACAATGCCGCCGCAAGAAATAACGCGCCGCGTTGAGATACGCATGAAACGGCAAGACCTACTACATTGGTCGAAACCCCCGAACCTTCTCCTCGTCATTGACGAGGCCGTGCTGAAACGCCGGGTCGGCGACGCCGAAGTGATGCGCGAGCAACTCGACCACCTCGTCCGGATCGGAGACCTCCCGCACGTCACCCTGCAGGTCCTGCCGCTGGACGCGCCGCACAACGTGGTCGTCGAGTCGTTCACGCTCCTCGAGTTTCCACCGGCATACGAGGTCACGTTCCCTGATATCGTGCACACCGAAAGCATCACCATCAGCCACTCGGCCGATGAGCGATTCACCCACATGTATCGCCTCGCACACAACAGCCTCGCGACCCAAGCGCTCACTCCCGCCGAAACCCGGCAGCGGATCATCGAAGCCCGGGACTTGTGGTAACACATCGGCCGGTGGCGCCTACATAGTAGCGAGAGGCGTGAATTGTCCGATTTCGATGTCATCGGGCACGGTTGGCGGCGAAGCACCCACTGCAATGCGAACGGCACCTGTGTCGAGGTCGCCGTTCTGTCGCCATCCGGGCTCGTCGGGGCGCGGGACGCCACGTACGGCGACCGCAGCCCGGTCCTGACCTTCGGCCGGGCCGAATGGAGCGGCTTCATCGACCGGCTGAAGGAAGGTGCGTTCGACCTGCCGCAGTGAGCAGGTGAACGAAGGCACCTCGCTGCACCGTCAGGACGGCGAAGCGAGCCGAGGTCCTCACCCGAAGACCTCGGCTCTTCCCACCGGAACACGCCGCACGCCCACCCGGCCCGCGACCGCCGCAAGAGACGGTCTGAACGTCAACTCTCACGGCAGGTCGATGACGGGTCGACCGGAGTCATGCCCCGGGCGGGTTACTCGACCGTGACGGACTTGGCCAGGTTGCGGGGCTGGTCCACGTCGTGGCCCTTCGCGGTCGCGAGTTCGCACGCGAACACCTGCAGGGGGACGGTCGCCACGAGGGGCTGCAGGAGGGTCGGGACGGCCGGGAGCCGGATGAGCGTGTCCGCGTAGGGTTCGACGGACTCGTCGCCGTCCTCGGCGATCACGATGGTGCGGGCGCCCCGGGCGCGGATCTCCTGGATGTTCGAGACGATCTTGTCGTGCAGGACGTCGCGGGCGCGCGAGGGGACGATCACCACGACGGGCAGGCCCTCCTCGATGAGGGCGATCGGGCCGTGCTTGAGCTCGCCGGCGGCGAAGCCCTCGGCGTGCATGTACGCGAGTTCCTTGAGCTTCAGGGCCCCTTCGAGCGCGACGGGGAAGCCCACGTGGCGTCCGAGGAACAGGACGCAGCGTTCGTTCGCGAGAGAGCGGGCCAGTTCGCGGACCGGCTCCATCGTCTCGAGGACCTTGTCGACCTTCTCCGGCATGCGTTCGAGGAGCTGGATCATCGCGAACACCTCGTCGCCCCACTTGGTGCCGCGGACCTGCGCGAGGTAGAGGGCGATCAGGTAGACGGCGACGAGCTGGGTGAGGAACGCCTTCGTGGACGCGACGGCGATCTCGGGGCCCGCGTGGGTGTAGAGGACGCCGTCGCATTCGCGGGGCAGCGTCGAGCCGTTGACGTTGCAGACGGCGAGGAGCTTCGCCTTCTGCTCTCGCGCGTGCCGGACGGCCATCAGCGTGTCCATCGTCTCGCCCGACTGGGAGATCGCGATGACGAGCGTGGTCGGCGAGAGGATCGCGTCGCGGTAGCGGAACTCGTGGGCCAGTTCGACCTCGCAGGGCAGGCCCGCCCAGTGCTCGATCGCGTACTTGGCGATCATCCCGGCGTGGTTGGCGGTGCCGCACGCGACGATGACGACCTTGTCGACCTCGCGGAGTTCGCGGTCGGAGATGCGCATCTCGTCCAGGTGCAGGCGCCCGTCGGTGCCGACGCGGCCGAGGAGCGTGTCGGCGACCGCGCGGGGCTGCTCGGCGATCTCCTTGAGCATGAAGTAGTCGTAGCCGCCCTTCTCGGCGGCCGACACGTCCCAGTCGACGTGGTACTCGTTGACCTCGGCGGGGCGGCCCTCGAAGTCGGTGACCGTCACGCCGCCGGCGCGCAGCTCGACGACCTGGTCCTGGCCGAGCTCGATCGCGTCGCGGGTGTGCGCGATGAACGCGGCGACGTCGCTGGCGAGAAAGTTCTCCCCGGCGCCGACCCCGACGACGAGGGGGCTGTTGCGGCGGGCGCCGACGACCAGGTCGGGGTCGCCGGTGTGGACGGCGACGAGCGTGAACGCGCCCTCGAGACGGCGGCAGACGCGGCGCATGGCGTCGGCGAGGCCGCCGCCGGCCTTCAGCTCGTCCTCCAGCAGGTGGGCGACGGCCTCGGTGTCGGTGTCGGACTCCAGCCCGTGCCCGGCCTCGGCCAGCTCGGCGCGCAGCGCCGCGAAGTTCTCGATGATGCCGTTGTGGACGACGGCGACGGAGCCGGTGCAGTCGACGTGCGGGTGCGCGTTGCGGTCGGTGGGCGGCCCGTGCGTCGCCCACCGGGTGTGCCCCATGCCGAGCGTGCTCTCCGGCGGTGGCTCCTCGTCCAGCGCCGTCCGCAGGTTCACCAGCTTGCCCGCGCGCTTGGCCGTCGTCAGTTTCCCGTCGGCCAGCACGGCCACGCCGGCCGAGTCGTAGCCGCGGTACTCCAGCCGGGCGAGCCCCTCGACGACGACGTCGAGCGCCGGCCGCGCGCCTACGTACCCCACGATTCCGCACATGGCCGCAACTCTATTCGCTGCGCGGCGCGCGCCCTACCTGCATCCGCCGTAGGAGGGTGACGCTAGCGTGGACGCCGGGTGAAATCCCGGAACGGACCTGAACAGGCCGTTACGTTACTGGCATGAACGGATGGGACAGCGTGCCGAGCCCCTACGTGGAACTCTCCCGCGACGCCTGGCGCCGCCTGCGCGAGAGCACCCCGCTGACCCTGACGGCCGGAGAGCTGGACGCGCTGCGCGGGGTGCGCGACCCGATCGACATCACCGAGGTCGAGGAGGTCTACCTGCCGCTGTCGCGGCTGCTGAACCTGTTCTTCCTCGCGGACACGCGGCTGCGCGACACCGTCAGCGACTTCCTCGGCGGGGAGGTGAAGCCCACGCCGTTCATTATCGGCGTGGCGGGCAGCGTCGCGGTGGGGAAGTCGACCACGTCGCGGCTGCTGCGCACGCTACTGGCGCGCTGGCCGGAGCATCCGAGCGTGGAGCTCGTGACGACCGACAGTTTCCTCCATCCGAACGCGATTTTGACCGAGCGCGGCATGATGGAGCGGAAGGGGTTCCCCGAGTCGTACGACCGGCGGGCGCTCGTCCGGTTCGTCTCGTCGATCAAGGCGGGCGTGGAGGAGACGACGATCCCGGTGTACTCGCACCTGGAGTACGACATCGTCCCGGGCGCGGCGCAGACCGTGCGGCGTCCCGACATCCTGATCGTCGAGGGCCTGAACGTCCTGCAGCCGCCGCCCCCGGGCGCCCTCGGGGTGTCCGACTTCTTCGACTTCTCCATCTATGTGGACGCGCGGGTCGAGGACATCCGGCAGTGGTACATCGACCGGTTCTTCGCGCTGCGCCGCACCGCGTTCACCGACCCGCGCTCGTACTTCCACAAGTACGCGGAGGAACTGGACGAGGACGAGACGGCCGCGTTCGCGCATCGCGTGTGGCGGGACGTCAACGAGATGAACCTCGTGTCGAACATCCTGCCGACTCGCGCGCGCGCCACGCTCGTCCTGCACAAGGACAAGAAGCACTCGGTGCAGCGGGTACGGATGCGTCGGATCTGAGTTTCGGGGGGCCGTCCGCACGGCCTCCGGGCCGAGCGTCAGATCCGTTCCCATGGGCCGGTGACGGCGAACGTCGTGCCCGGCTCGTAGACGTTGACGAACATGGTGCGTCCGTCCGGTGCGAAGGTCACGCCCGCGAACTCGCCCCAGTCGGGACTGCCGTCGGAGCCGATGTTCTGCCGGTTCCGCGCCATCGGGTAGACGGTCCGGCGGCGCGTCACGCCGAACACGTGCTGGGCGCCGTCGCCGTCCTCGCAGATCATCAGCCCGCCCTGCGGCGCCGTGCAGATGTTGTCGGGCGACTCGCCGGGCGTCCGGACGTCCGTGCCGGGGCCGAAGAGGATCACGAGCGTCAGGCGTCCGGTGCGCGGCTCGTACGACCACACCTGCCCGAAGTGGTCGGCGGGCGAGCCTTCGCCCGTCCGGGCGTAGCTCGACGTGAAGTGGACGCGGTCGCCGGACCAGTAGCACCCTTCGAGCTTCTGCGCGTGGGTGACGCCGCGCCCGCCGAAGTCCTGGTACCGGACGGGCGTCTCCCGGGCGAGCGGGTCGGGCACCTCCACCCATTCGACGTGGTCGAACACGGTGCCGGGCTCCTGGACGAGCGAGAGGTCCGCGACGTCCGGGACGCGCAGCGCCTCGAGCCGTCCCCCGGCCCGCAGGCTCCCGAACCCGCCGCGGGGATTCTTCGGGAGGAACCGGTAGAACAGCCCGAACGGACGGTCGAAGGCGTCCTCGGTCTCGTAGACGGTGCCGTCGCGCGGGTCGATCGCGACGGCCTCGTGCTGGAACCGGCCGAGCGCGGTCAGCGGCTCGGGGACGGTCCGGCCGTGCTGGTACGGTTCGACCTCGAACACGAACCCGTGGTCCTTGGTGTAGCCGTTGTCCCCCGCCTTGTCCTCGGTCTCCTCGCAGGTCAGCCAGCTGCGCCACGGGGTGGGGCCGCCCGCGCAGTTGACGGCCGTCCCGGCGATCGCGACGCGCTCCTCCCGCACCCGGTGCGCCCCGTCCACCTCCACGACGGTGCAGCCGCCGAGCCCCTCGGGGTCGTAGGTCAGGCCGTGCACGACGGGCACGCGGTGCGCCGCGTCCGGACGGTTCTCGTGGTTGCGGACGAGCCGGACGGCGCCGCCGCTCGCGGGGAACGCGGCCATGCCGTCGAAGTGGCTCGGCAGCGGCCCCTCCCCCGACCGCAGCGGCTCGCCCTCCCGCGACACGACCGTGTAGCGGAAGCCGCGCGGCAGGTCGAGCAGTCCGTCCGGGTCGGGCACGAGCGGCCCGTATCCGGCGTCGCGCGGCGGACCGGCGACGGCGCGCGCGCCGGTCCCGGACGAGGCGGCGCCGAACAGCCGGTCGACGGCTCCGATGACCGCGATGCCCGCCCCGAACGTGCCCGTCCCCGCGAGCACCTCCCGCCGCGTCACTGTCATGTCGTGTCCTTCTATTTCGGGAACGTTCCGATGTCCCCGGTCCGTCGTAGATTGCGTGATCCCAACGGTGGTGATCATCTCTCCCCGTTGTCGCCACCGCACCGACCATGAAACGGAAACGATGCCGGATTCACCCCGCTTCCCCGACGCCCCCGCGAGCGCCGTCCCGCACCTGCTCGCCGACCCGCCGTGGACGCGGCCGGCCCCCACCGCGGAACCGGTCGTCCTCAAGCTCAAGGCGTCGAAGGAACCGACGACGATGCACTGGGCGCCCGGGATGCGCGAGGAGTGGCTGAACCCCGACGACGGAACCCGCGGCGCGGAGCCGCTCCCGGACGACACCGACTGGGACGCGCTCGCCGGGACGTTCGCGGACGGCGCGGCGCTCGGCCTCGACCCGGCGGACCGGTACCGGGCGTTCGTCGCCCTGGTCATGCAGGCGCCCCTCGAACTCGGGGAGAAGGTCCTCGCCGACGAGCGCAACTGGAACGTGTGCGAGAACTTCCCCCAGAACCAGCGCAGGTACCGCAACTGGAAGAACTGGGACGTCTTCCGCACCCACCGGCCGCGGAAGCTGTGCCAGGGCGCCGCGGCCCGCCACGGCATGGCCGCCTACCCGTTCCTCCTGCACAAGGCGAAGACCGAGTTCCGGTTCTACGGGCTCATCCCTTACCGGGACTCCAAGGTCGCCCAGGTCATGGTCAAGCACTTCGGGCACTGGGCCAACCGCGCGGAGACGGAGGGCTGGTACCTCCACCACGGCCGCGACGCCGCGCGGCTGACCGTCCCGTTCGCGCTGCGCAAGCCCGGCCCCACCCGGGAACGCGCCGAGGACGCCCTCCGCCTCATCGCCCGCGAGCAGGGGCGGGACACCGTCGCCGAGGGCGCGCGGCACCACGGCGACGAGGCCGCCGCCGCCATGTCCGCGCTGTACCACGAGGCCGATCCCCTCGACGCGTTCCCCGACCCGATGCCGGAGTACCCCGAGGCGTTCGCCCCCGAACTGCTGCCGCGACTCCTCCTGCGCGGACGGGAGCAGGCGCTCCCGGCGGACGCCACGCGGAACTTCATCACGATGCTGCTGATCTCGCAGGCCCGGACGCCCTACGCGGGCGTCCCGCCCGTCGTCGACGCGCTCGACCCCGACTCCCTCGCCGAGTTCGCGTGGATGCTCTACCTGGCCGACAAGCACCCGAAGCTGTGGGCGACGCCCGGCGTCCAGTACCTCCTGCTCGAACACGGCAACGACGAGACGGCCGACCGTTTCGGCCCGATAGTCAAGCGCTGGCCCAAGTGGTACACGTGGGAGGCGGGCGCCACGAACGCCCTGCGCCTGTTCAACCGGCTCGAAACGCCCACCGCGCTGCGGCACCTGCACGTCCTCGCCGAGAAGGCCGCCGACCCCAAGCGCATCCGGTTCTTCGCCAAGCGCAACCTCGCGGACATCGCCGAGGCGCGCGGGTACACGCCCGAACAGCTCGCGGACCGGCTCGTCCCGCCCCTCGGCCTCGACGCCGACGGCACGATGACGCTCGACTACGGGCCGCGCGGCTTCCGCGTCGGATTCGACGAACAGCTCAAACCGTTCGTCACCGACGAAGCGGGCAAGGTCCGCAAGACGCTGCCGAAGCCGGGCGCGAAGGACGATCCGGAGCTCGCACCCGCCGCCCACCAGCGTTTCGCCGACCTCAAGAAGCAGGCGCGGGCCGTCGCGTCCGAGCAGATCAAACGCCTCGAACGGGCGATGGTCGCCGGACGGTCGTGGACCCCCGACGAGTTCCGCACCATCTTCGCCGAACACCCGCTGCTGCGCCACGTCGTCCGCCGCCTCGTCTGGACCACCGCCTCGGCGTCCTTCCGCGTCGCCGAAGACGGCACGTACGCGGACGTCCACGACGACACGTTCGTCCTCCCCGACGACGCACGCGTCTCGCTCCCCCACCCGTTGCGCCTGCCGGACGTCGACGCCTGGACGGAGGTGTTCGCCGACTACGAGATCCTGCAGCCCTTCGAACAGCTCGCCCGTCCCGTCCACACGCTGACGGACGACGAACGCTCCGCGACCGAGCTCACCCGCTTCGGCGGCGAGACCGTCCACTTCGGGCGGATCAACGGGATGACCTCGCGCGGCTGGGAACTCGGCGACAAGGAGGACGGCGGCTTCCGCCGCCAGGTCATGCACATGACCGGCGACGGGCGCCACGTGATGGTCTTCTTCAGCCCCGGCATCCGGGTGTACTCGCCGGAGGAACTCCCCGACCAGGAGATCCGCGACGTCATCGTGCTGCCCGGCCGCTACTCCGGCAAGCCGATGAGGCTCGGCGACCTCGACCCCGTCGCCGCGTCCGAACTCGTCAACGACCTGACCCGTCTGACGGCCTGACCCCTCGCGGCGCAGGTCTCCCCGAAGACCTGCGCCGCGCCCCTCCGCGTCAGGCCGGGCGCCGCCTACCGTGCCGGCTTGACGGCGGGGCCCGGCCCGGTGGCTAGCGCAGATGCCGGGCGAAGAACCCGGCCGCGTCCTCCCCCGCGAACTGCGGGACACCGGTGTGCCCGCCCATGTTGGCGTGCAGCGATTTCTCCTTGGAGCCGAAGGCGTCGAACAGGTCCAGGGCGGCCTGCCGGTCGTTGCCCTCGTCGTCCCACTGCAGCAGGACGTGCAGCGGAATGGTGACCCGCCGGGCCTCCTCGAACATGACGCGCGGCACGAAACTCCCGGCGAAGAGACCGGCGGCCACGATGCGCGGCTCGACCACCGCGAGCCGGACGCCGATGGAGATCACTCCTCCCGAATACCCGACCGGGCCGCCGATCTCGGGCAGCGGCAGGAGGGCGTCCAGGGCGGCCCGCCATTCCGGGACCGCCTTGTCGACGAGCGGGAGGATGAGAGCGTCGATGATCTCGTCGCCGACCGCCTCGCCGGCCTCCATGGCCCGGCGCAGGTCGGCGCGGGCCCGCTCGGCGGCGGCCCAACGGGGCCGTTCGCCGCTCCCGGGGAGTTCGATCGTGGCCGCGGCGAAGCCGTCCGCCACGGCGCGCCGGGCCCGCGCCGCCAGCCGGGGGTACATCTTGCGCAAGCCGAGCGGGGGGTGGCCGAGCAGGATCAGCGGGACCGGTGCGGACGCGGACGCGGGCGTCCACAGGATGCCGGGGATCTCGCCGAGGCCGAATTCGCGCTCGAGGACGCCGTCATCGAGGCGCCGTTCAGAAGTGAAACGCATGGTCGTGCCTTTCGGGAGTGCGCTTGAACGGCGCTCCCGGACGACCTATCGCCCGACCGTGACCCCAGAGGGGAGCACCCATGTCGATACGTTCACGGGTACCACCTCCTCGTTCTTTCGCACGGCCACCGGCAAGCTAGCAGTGGTCGCCATGGTCCGCCAACAGGTTTTCGTCGCGAAGGTCCGCTCCGGCATGCGCGTCACCGGGCTCGTCGAATGCTTCGCCTGGGTGGGGGGTGAAGCTTCTTCGGGGCGGCCGTCCCTCAGCGCTGGGACCGAGTGCCATCACCTGCCAGTGGTGCGAGTGGGGACGAAAGTCGATCATCAGGCGGCGGTCGGGGTCGGCCGCGCGCCAGTCCCGCAGGGCGATCGCGCGGTCGACGGCCTCGGCGACGGGCAGGTCTCGCCAGCCGAAGACCTGCCCGCCCTCGCCGGGGAGGAGCGAGGCGCCCGTGTGGTCGGCGGCGGTGTAGTTCGAGCGGCCCCGGAACGCCACGTCCGCGAGGCCGTCGATGGATTCGTCGTGCCGCCAGGCGGCCAGGCCGTCGGCGTCGATGAGGCCGAGGCGGGCGGTGACGGAGCCGAGGGGGACGTCGACCGAGTCCGTCATCTCACGGGTGGCCCAGGACGTTGATCACGCGGCCGTTGGGGTCGCGGACGAAGAAGCGGCGCACGCCCCACTCCTCGTCCTGCAGGGGGTGGACGATCTCCGCGCCGGTCTCCCGCATCGCCGCGTAGGCCGCGTCGACGTCGTCCACCTCGACGCTCATGTCGGGCACGACCGGGGCGGTGGCGTCGTGCGTCATGAACGTGACCTGCGCGGTGGGGTTGGACGGCGAGGCGAGCGTCATCACCCAGCCGTGGTTCATGACCTCCTCGAAGCCGAGGAGGCCGTAGAAGTCGCGGCTCTCCCCCATGGCCTCCGAGTGGAAGTCGGGCATGGCACGGCGAATGGACATGGCGCCCCCTTTGGATCGTGCTCGCGCCGACGTCGGCAGGCTCTCACGCTCCTCGGACACTTCGCGAGTGTTCGCAGGTCACGGCGATCGGGCGGGACCGGTTCTCCGGGTCGTTCACCGACGCGCCGCGCCGCCCGGACGGCCTCAGCGGACCTGGGCGGCGATGCCGTCGATCAGGACGTCGAGGGAGAACTCGAACAGGGTGTCCGGAGACTCGGGGTCGAGTTCGCCGATGCGGCGCAGGTGGGGCAGGTCTTCGCCGTCCGGGACGGTCAGCCAGGGCGGGGGCGAGGCGTGCAGGTCCGCGGCGTCCAGGCCGGCGGGCGGACGGTCGTGCGGTGCGTCCTGGAACTCGACGAAGCCCGCGACCATCCTGATCGTCTCCATGCAGGCCCGGTAGGCGTCCCGGAGCGGCAGGCCGATCCGGACGAAGACGCCGATCAGGGCGTCGACGTTGCGGAGCATCGCCGGGTGGCGGGCCGGGGTGACGTTCTCGCTCAGCGCGAGGGTGGTCATGCCGGGGTGGCGCCGGTAGTGGGCCCGCAGGTCGCGGCAGAAGGCGCGCAGGTCGTCCCGCCAGCGGGACGGGTCCAGGGCGGCGGGCGTCCAGCGGGACTCGAAGATCTCGGCGGCGACGGTGATGAGGTCGCGGCGGTCCTCGACGTAGTTGTAGAGCGCGCGGGGCGAGACGCCGAGCTCGGCGGCGAGCGACCGCATGGTCAGCTCGCCCGGCCCGTGGCGTCCGAGGAAGTCCAGCGCGGCCGTGCCGACCGACTCGCGGGTGAGGGTCGCACGCCCCTTGCGGTGGGTCGGCCGGCGCCGGGAGTTGCTGCTCATCGCGTCGAAGGCTACTGCCGCGCCGGCCCCGGCCGCCCGGCCGGCGGCTTGGCAAAAAATCGACTCTTGGGGACGAAACGTCAAGCTGGGGTCATAGCATGACAATTAGTGGGCGATGGATGCGCACGGCTCTGTCGGTCGACATAGCCCCCGTGCACCCCCGATACGCCCCCCTGAGCTGTGAGGAGCCATCCGATGGACCACGGCCGCCTGGGCGAGGCCGCCGTCGGCACGCTGAACGCCAACTGGACGGGCGCAGCCACGCTGCCGTCCCGCACGCAGTACCCGCACCAATGGAGCTGGGACTCGGCGTTCATCGCGATCGGGCTGGCCCGCGTCGACCAGGACCGCGCGCGGCGCGAGCTGCGCGGGCTCCTGCGCGCCCAGTGGGACACCGGACGGCTGCCGCACATCGTCTACGGCGACGCGGGCGGCGAGGCGTACTTCCCCGGGCCCGGTTTCTGGGACAGCCGCGGCGTCCCGGACGCCCCCGCGGTCCGCACGTCCGGCATCGTCCAGCCGCCCGTCCACGCGCGTGCGGCGCTCACGATCTGCGCGCGGGCGCAAGACCGGGACGCCGCGCGCCGGTTCCTCGCCGAGGTGTACCCGAAGCTCGCCGCCCAGCACCGGTACCTCGGCGAGCGGCGCGACCTGGACGGCGGCGGGCTGGCGGCGATCGTCCACCCGTGGGAGTCCGGGACCGACAACAGCCCCGCGTGGGACCCCTTCCTCCCCGACGTCGACGGGACGGGGCCCGAGTTCGTCCGGCGGGACATGGACCACGTCGCGGCGGACGAGCGGCCCGGCGACGCGGATTACGCGGCCTACATCGCGCTCGCGGAGAGCTACC
The nucleotide sequence above comes from Actinomadura algeriensis. Encoded proteins:
- a CDS encoding alkaline phosphatase PhoX — protein: MTVTRREVLAGTGTFGAGIAVIGAVDRLFGAASSGTGARAVAGPPRDAGYGPLVPDPDGLLDLPRGFRYTVVSREGEPLRSGEGPLPSHFDGMAAFPASGGAVRLVRNHENRPDAAHRVPVVHGLTYDPEGLGGCTVVEVDGAHRVREERVAIAGTAVNCAGGPTPWRSWLTCEETEDKAGDNGYTKDHGFVFEVEPYQHGRTVPEPLTALGRFQHEAVAIDPRDGTVYETEDAFDRPFGLFYRFLPKNPRGGFGSLRAGGRLEALRVPDVADLSLVQEPGTVFDHVEWVEVPDPLARETPVRYQDFGGRGVTHAQKLEGCYWSGDRVHFTSSYARTGEGSPADHFGQVWSYEPRTGRLTLVILFGPGTDVRTPGESPDNICTAPQGGLMICEDGDGAQHVFGVTRRRTVYPMARNRQNIGSDGSPDWGEFAGVTFAPDGRTMFVNVYEPGTTFAVTGPWERI
- a CDS encoding DUF4132 domain-containing protein yields the protein MPDSPRFPDAPASAVPHLLADPPWTRPAPTAEPVVLKLKASKEPTTMHWAPGMREEWLNPDDGTRGAEPLPDDTDWDALAGTFADGAALGLDPADRYRAFVALVMQAPLELGEKVLADERNWNVCENFPQNQRRYRNWKNWDVFRTHRPRKLCQGAAARHGMAAYPFLLHKAKTEFRFYGLIPYRDSKVAQVMVKHFGHWANRAETEGWYLHHGRDAARLTVPFALRKPGPTRERAEDALRLIAREQGRDTVAEGARHHGDEAAAAMSALYHEADPLDAFPDPMPEYPEAFAPELLPRLLLRGREQALPADATRNFITMLLISQARTPYAGVPPVVDALDPDSLAEFAWMLYLADKHPKLWATPGVQYLLLEHGNDETADRFGPIVKRWPKWYTWEAGATNALRLFNRLETPTALRHLHVLAEKAADPKRIRFFAKRNLADIAEARGYTPEQLADRLVPPLGLDADGTMTLDYGPRGFRVGFDEQLKPFVTDEAGKVRKTLPKPGAKDDPELAPAAHQRFADLKKQARAVASEQIKRLERAMVAGRSWTPDEFRTIFAEHPLLRHVVRRLVWTTASASFRVAEDGTYADVHDDTFVLPDDARVSLPHPLRLPDVDAWTEVFADYEILQPFEQLARPVHTLTDDERSATELTRFGGETVHFGRINGMTSRGWELGDKEDGGFRRQVMHMTGDGRHVMVFFSPGIRVYSPEELPDQEIRDVIVLPGRYSGKPMRLGDLDPVAASELVNDLTRLTA
- a CDS encoding dienelactone hydrolase family protein yields the protein MRFTSERRLDDGVLEREFGLGEIPGILWTPASASAPVPLILLGHPPLGLRKMYPRLAARARRAVADGFAAATIELPGSGERPRWAAAERARADLRRAMEAGEAVGDEIIDALILPLVDKAVPEWRAALDALLPLPEIGGPVGYSGGVISIGVRLAVVEPRIVAAGLFAGSFVPRVMFEEARRVTIPLHVLLQWDDEGNDRQAALDLFDAFGSKEKSLHANMGGHTGVPQFAGEDAAGFFARHLR
- a CDS encoding VOC family protein produces the protein MSIRRAMPDFHSEAMGESRDFYGLLGFEEVMNHGWVMTLASPSNPTAQVTFMTHDATAPVVPDMSVEVDDVDAAYAAMRETGAEIVHPLQDEEWGVRRFFVRDPNGRVINVLGHP
- a CDS encoding TetR/AcrR family transcriptional regulator; this encodes MSSNSRRRPTHRKGRATLTRESVGTAALDFLGRHGPGELTMRSLAAELGVSPRALYNYVEDRRDLITVAAEIFESRWTPAALDPSRWRDDLRAFCRDLRAHYRRHPGMTTLALSENVTPARHPAMLRNVDALIGVFVRIGLPLRDAYRACMETIRMVAGFVEFQDAPHDRPPAGLDAADLHASPPPWLTVPDGEDLPHLRRIGELDPESPDTLFEFSLDVLIDGIAAQVR